In Methanomicrobium antiquum, one DNA window encodes the following:
- a CDS encoding sulfite exporter TauE/SafE family protein, which produces MISDTEILSYIILLISGVTAGIFSGVIGMGGGTILVPVQYNLLFNIYSVHPDIAMRTAIATSLAVTLPTAISSTYGHFRHGIKVPKIGIVTSICGFAGGVFGGIISSHLAFSILAPLFAFVMFAMAVIMIKSGPPIDSNQSRTEIYLYALIGFSVGILSAMIGIGGGVILAPLLIIFCKIPLKISSAITSLFVIGVSIGGLLPYTLMGGNRLLNQFITIGYLNVTWWIIIAVSSVIFARVGVLILYRFNTKYVRYLFILLLMYLSLNLLGII; this is translated from the coding sequence ATGATATCTGATACGGAAATTTTGTCTTATATTATTCTTCTAATAAGTGGTGTTACTGCAGGCATATTTTCCGGAGTAATTGGAATGGGTGGCGGAACAATTTTAGTTCCTGTTCAGTACAATCTTCTTTTCAATATATATTCAGTACATCCTGATATTGCTATGAGAACAGCTATTGCAACAAGTCTTGCTGTAACTCTTCCAACAGCCATCTCAAGTACATATGGTCACTTCAGGCATGGGATAAAAGTTCCAAAAATTGGTATTGTAACAAGTATCTGCGGGTTTGCAGGGGGTGTTTTTGGAGGAATTATATCATCGCATCTGGCCTTTTCAATACTTGCTCCACTCTTTGCATTTGTTATGTTTGCAATGGCAGTTATTATGATTAAATCCGGGCCGCCTATAGATTCAAACCAATCCCGAACAGAAATTTATCTATATGCATTAATAGGTTTTTCTGTAGGAATTTTGTCAGCCATGATTGGAATAGGAGGAGGTGTAATTCTTGCTCCACTTCTAATAATCTTTTGTAAAATTCCTCTGAAAATATCATCTGCAATAACATCGCTTTTTGTAATCGGCGTTTCGATTGGGGGATTGTTGCCTTATACTTTAATGGGAGGAAACCGTCTTTTAAATCAATTTATAACTATTGGATATCTTAATGTCACGTGGTGGATAATTATAGCTGTTTCATCAGTTATTTTTGCCCGTGTCGGAGTATTAATTCTATACCGGTTTAATACGAAATATGTCAGATATTTATTCATTTTACTGCTTATGTACCTTTCATTAAATCTTCTTGGAATCATCTGA
- a CDS encoding pyrroline-5-carboxylate reductase family protein, with protein sequence MVRIGIIGTGNMGSMLARKLLEAEIVSADMVLVYNHTPEKMNFLVKSTGVRFAKSNCALVEESDLIFICVRPDDFLPLILEIKQFLTEEKTIISFVSDISIQKIKEWSGHDAVRVIPSVTSECRCGISVISFGKSISHSIQKQITLLFNSISVPYVTDEENMSFLSDITSSSPAIIAAIIREYVRSSVRRGHVSESDAELLLTETLTGTALLLSEKKFSLDSLIDKVSTKGGITAEGVNIIEEKSPALFEEVLLKMSEKHNNIQKINLNKNEE encoded by the coding sequence ATGGTAAGAATAGGAATAATCGGTACTGGAAATATGGGTAGTATGCTTGCCAGGAAATTGCTTGAGGCAGAAATTGTATCTGCTGATATGGTTTTGGTATATAACCACACACCTGAGAAAATGAATTTTCTTGTCAAATCAACTGGAGTTCGTTTTGCAAAATCCAATTGTGCTCTTGTTGAAGAATCTGATTTAATTTTCATCTGTGTAAGACCTGATGATTTTCTGCCTTTGATTTTAGAGATTAAACAGTTTTTAACCGAAGAAAAAACAATAATTTCTTTTGTATCTGATATTTCAATTCAAAAAATCAAAGAATGGTCAGGTCATGATGCAGTGAGAGTTATTCCATCCGTTACTTCAGAATGCAGATGTGGAATTTCTGTAATAAGTTTTGGAAAAAGCATATCACATTCCATCCAAAAACAAATAACCCTTCTTTTTAATTCAATCAGCGTCCCTTATGTTACAGATGAAGAAAACATGTCGTTTTTATCAGATATTACAAGCAGTTCACCGGCAATAATTGCGGCAATAATTCGTGAATATGTCCGTTCTTCTGTAAGAAGAGGTCATGTATCAGAATCAGATGCAGAATTATTACTAACCGAAACCTTAACTGGTACTGCACTTCTTCTTTCAGAAAAAAAGTTCAGTCTTGATTCTTTGATAGATAAGGTTTCTACAAAGGGAGGTATAACAGCAGAAGGTGTTAATATAATTGAAGAGAAGTCACCTGCCTTGTTTGAAGAAGTTCTTTTAAAAATGTCTGAAAAACACAATAACATTCAGAAAATCAATCTGAATAAAAATGAAGAATAA
- a CDS encoding NADH-quinone oxidoreductase subunit B family protein: MSYLTKSPWIIHYDASSCNGCDIEVLACLTPLYDVERFGILNTGNPKHADIFVVTGSVNEQNREVIKNIYNQMPKPNVVVAVGICACSGGVFRECYNVAGGVGELIPVDVYVPGCAARPEQIIDGIVKGISILDEKYKNSKKNKNNKTEVTESDN; this comes from the coding sequence ATGTCATACTTAACTAAATCTCCCTGGATAATACACTACGATGCATCAAGCTGTAACGGATGTGACATTGAAGTCTTAGCATGTCTTACACCTCTTTATGATGTTGAAAGATTTGGTATCTTAAACACTGGTAATCCAAAGCATGCTGATATATTTGTAGTGACAGGAAGTGTCAATGAGCAAAACAGAGAAGTTATAAAAAATATTTATAACCAGATGCCAAAACCAAATGTTGTAGTCGCAGTTGGAATATGTGCCTGTTCAGGCGGAGTTTTCCGTGAATGCTACAATGTAGCTGGTGGTGTTGGAGAATTAATTCCGGTTGATGTTTATGTTCCAGGCTGTGCGGCACGTCCTGAGCAAATAATTGACGGTATTGTAAAAGGAATTTCAATTCTGGATGAAAAGTACAAAAATAGCAAAAAAAACAAAAACAACAAAACGGAGGTGACAGAAAGTGACAATTGA
- a CDS encoding class 1 fructose-bisphosphatase, protein MTTLREYLDTTECKDSLKELIELIAMQAVPIREAFIENQSYAGTENASGEEQAALDVWSDDHITKILLESNLVREIASEEKDDIVKNPDAKENYAVVMDPLDGSSLIQVNLCVGTIIGIYDNGNALSLGDELRTAMYMLYGPMTVLTLTVGDGVYIFALKDGVYQMMQGPVSMPQGKIYGSGGLRKDWTNEHGDFISIIEKDGGKLRYSGSFVADFHQILKYGGIYCYPATINNSIGKLRLVYEANPIGFIAKQAGGRISDGKTDLLKKVPEKPSEKTPIYVGSKNLIEQLENIKIR, encoded by the coding sequence ATGACGACTTTAAGGGAATATCTGGATACAACAGAATGCAAAGACAGTCTTAAAGAATTAATTGAATTAATTGCAATGCAGGCTGTACCAATACGAGAAGCTTTTATTGAAAACCAGTCTTATGCCGGAACAGAAAATGCTTCAGGAGAAGAACAGGCGGCACTTGATGTATGGTCAGATGACCACATAACAAAAATTCTTTTAGAGTCAAATCTTGTCAGAGAAATTGCCTCTGAAGAAAAAGATGATATTGTAAAAAATCCTGATGCCAAAGAAAACTATGCAGTTGTAATGGATCCTCTGGACGGCTCATCACTCATTCAGGTAAATCTCTGTGTTGGAACAATAATTGGGATATATGACAATGGAAATGCTTTAAGTTTAGGAGATGAACTGCGGACTGCAATGTATATGCTATATGGTCCAATGACAGTCCTGACACTGACAGTTGGAGATGGTGTGTACATATTCGCTTTAAAAGACGGTGTTTATCAGATGATGCAGGGGCCTGTCAGTATGCCTCAGGGAAAAATATATGGAAGCGGCGGGCTTAGAAAGGACTGGACTAATGAACATGGCGATTTTATCTCTATAATTGAAAAAGACGGAGGAAAACTGCGCTATTCCGGATCATTTGTTGCTGATTTTCACCAGATATTAAAATACGGCGGAATATACTGTTATCCTGCAACAATAAACAACAGTATTGGAAAACTAAGACTTGTATATGAAGCAAATCCTATTGGTTTCATTGCAAAACAGGCAGGAGGTAGAATATCTGATGGCAAAACTGATCTGCTAAAAAAAGTTCCTGAAAAGCCAAGCGAAAAAACTCCGATTTATGTTGGAAGTAAAAATTTAATAGAACAGCTTGAAAATATAAAAATTAGATAA
- a CDS encoding 4Fe-4S binding protein — protein MAVKLFAMTKTIFKRLGKGPSTIRYPAEPAKRYEGSRGQIEIVIEDCIYCGLCSRHCPSDAILVDKPSRTWTIDRFRCISCNSCAEACPKNCLKLNNIYHEPVLNGPLPESFTGPAEEQKSSAENIAEN, from the coding sequence ATGGCAGTGAAATTATTTGCAATGACTAAGACAATTTTTAAAAGACTTGGAAAAGGACCCTCCACAATTCGTTATCCTGCAGAGCCTGCAAAAAGATATGAAGGATCAAGAGGACAGATTGAAATTGTTATTGAAGATTGTATCTACTGCGGTCTTTGTAGTCGTCACTGCCCTTCAGATGCAATTTTGGTTGACAAACCTTCAAGGACATGGACTATCGACAGATTCAGATGTATTTCATGCAATTCCTGTGCAGAAGCCTGCCCAAAAAACTGTCTTAAGCTAAACAATATCTATCATGAACCTGTATTAAACGGACCATTACCTGAAAGTTTTACAGGTCCTGCAGAAGAGCAGAAAAGTTCTGCTGAAAATATTGCTGAAAATTAA
- a CDS encoding NADH-quinone oxidoreductase subunit C, whose product MTIEEQKNTGVAVEDLEAEAQAMCDKGYRLVQIGCGKYGDIFEINYSFEKDYSFENLRITVSEGEKVPSISKSYWGSFIYENEMHDLFGIEVTGMNLDFKGNLIKTSIKSPFNVKNVTKVKSEKSVEAKDAQKNENDESAGDKEKNEEVN is encoded by the coding sequence GTGACAATTGAAGAGCAGAAAAATACTGGTGTGGCAGTTGAGGATTTAGAAGCCGAAGCTCAGGCAATGTGTGATAAAGGCTACCGTCTTGTTCAGATTGGATGCGGTAAATACGGAGATATTTTTGAGATAAACTATTCATTTGAAAAAGATTATTCGTTTGAAAATCTCCGTATTACAGTTTCCGAAGGAGAAAAAGTACCAAGCATATCCAAATCGTACTGGGGCTCTTTCATATATGAAAACGAGATGCATGATCTTTTTGGAATAGAAGTCACCGGAATGAATCTGGATTTTAAAGGAAATTTAATAAAAACCTCAATAAAATCCCCATTTAATGTTAAAAATGTTACAAAGGTAAAGTCTGAAAAATCTGTTGAAGCAAAAGATGCTCAAAAAAATGAAAATGATGAGTCTGCCGGCGATAAAGAGAAAAATGAGGAGGTTAATTAA
- a CDS encoding type I 3-dehydroquinate dehydratase, producing the protein MKILKTALSLSTPDEWKDALLYNADFREIRIDMIKSPPLEDELLNLCKKNDDDILSIATIRSEKEGGCFLKNREDWREKIDPWLNYVDYVDIERDFSGYAPEIRKGKTKVISSVHLNYMPGYDELKQIEKELRQYGDIPKIVVTPENEIDIASFIEFTVKAEKPVITSVMGEKFKRARIPLLILGSMLIYCHCGTQASKGQYHIRDVKTIINILEQK; encoded by the coding sequence GTGAAAATTTTGAAAACCGCCCTTTCTTTATCAACACCAGATGAATGGAAAGATGCTTTATTGTATAATGCTGATTTTAGGGAAATCAGAATCGATATGATAAAATCCCCTCCTTTAGAGGATGAACTTTTAAATCTGTGCAAAAAAAATGATGATGATATTTTATCAATTGCAACAATACGGAGTGAAAAGGAAGGGGGATGTTTCTTAAAAAATCGTGAAGACTGGAGAGAAAAAATTGATCCCTGGTTAAATTATGTTGATTATGTTGATATTGAAAGAGATTTTTCAGGATATGCACCGGAAATAAGAAAAGGAAAAACCAAAGTTATCTCATCTGTTCATCTTAATTATATGCCAGGATATGATGAACTAAAGCAGATTGAAAAAGAGCTTAGGCAATATGGGGATATTCCTAAAATTGTTGTAACACCTGAAAACGAAATTGACATAGCTTCTTTTATAGAATTTACAGTAAAAGCAGAAAAACCCGTTATAACAAGTGTAATGGGAGAAAAGTTTAAAAGAGCAAGAATTCCTCTTTTGATTCTGGGCTCTATGTTAATATATTGCCATTGTGGAACACAGGCATCAAAAGGGCAGTACCATATCCGCGATGTTAAAACTATCATAAATATACTTGAACAAAAATGA
- a CDS encoding deoxyribodipyrimidine photo-lyase: MNSVIDERRIRTLNDKTVQNGSYVLYWMQSSVRTKYNFALDYAKKMSLLYDKPLVVCFGIDTNYPESNKRHFVFLLEGLKEVQSDLNDQNITTAFKHESPDSFVLKVGKSASVVVTDCGYLKLHKKWRINVAKGLRCPLIQVESDVVVPVYEASDKEEWSAATLRKKINRKIPLFLHEYNDCKDEVKQYNSGNLTDCIDISDIEKLLITSDVKNDVKPSKYYKGGYSNANSHLNNFITKKLDKYSEERNDPHKNIQSDMSPYLHFGQISPIEIAIKIIHSGFFNPDDYLEQLIVRRELAINFAVFNKNYDSYKGLPKWCTDTLNEHRFDKREYIYSINELESANTHDDYWNASQNEMEITGKMHGYMRMYWGKKIIEWSESPESAFETAVYLNNKYSLDGRDPNSYAGISWCFGKHDRAWKEREIFGKIRYMNAKGLERKFEIGKYVKRIRNLKS; this comes from the coding sequence ATGAATAGTGTCATTGATGAAAGACGAATCCGAACTTTAAATGATAAAACTGTTCAAAACGGCAGTTATGTCCTTTACTGGATGCAGTCCTCAGTCAGAACAAAATACAATTTTGCACTGGATTATGCAAAAAAGATGTCACTATTATACGACAAACCACTTGTAGTCTGCTTTGGAATTGATACGAATTATCCTGAATCAAACAAACGTCACTTTGTTTTTTTGCTTGAGGGCTTAAAAGAAGTACAATCAGATTTAAACGACCAGAATATCACAACTGCATTTAAACACGAATCACCGGATTCCTTTGTTCTCAAAGTCGGAAAATCAGCATCTGTTGTAGTGACTGACTGTGGTTACTTAAAACTACACAAAAAGTGGAGAATCAATGTTGCAAAAGGCTTAAGGTGCCCTTTAATTCAGGTTGAATCAGATGTGGTTGTTCCGGTCTATGAAGCATCAGATAAAGAGGAATGGTCAGCCGCGACACTGAGAAAAAAAATCAATCGAAAAATACCGCTTTTTCTTCATGAATACAATGATTGTAAAGATGAAGTAAAACAATATAATTCCGGAAATTTGACAGACTGTATTGACATTTCAGATATTGAAAAATTATTAATTACCTCTGATGTAAAAAATGATGTAAAACCCTCAAAATATTACAAAGGCGGATATTCAAATGCAAATTCTCATTTAAACAATTTCATAACAAAAAAATTGGATAAATATTCAGAAGAGAGAAACGATCCTCATAAAAACATACAGTCAGATATGAGTCCGTATCTTCATTTTGGTCAGATATCACCGATTGAAATTGCAATAAAAATAATTCATTCAGGCTTTTTCAATCCTGATGACTATCTCGAACAGCTAATTGTAAGACGTGAACTTGCGATCAATTTTGCAGTATTTAATAAAAATTATGACTCATACAAAGGTCTTCCAAAATGGTGTACTGATACATTAAATGAGCATAGATTTGATAAAAGAGAATATATTTATTCGATAAATGAGCTTGAATCAGCAAACACACATGATGATTACTGGAATGCTTCACAAAATGAGATGGAAATTACAGGCAAAATGCATGGTTATATGAGAATGTACTGGGGAAAAAAGATAATTGAATGGTCTGAATCTCCAGAATCTGCGTTTGAAACTGCTGTTTATCTAAATAACAAATACTCCCTTGACGGGCGTGACCCAAACAGCTATGCAGGAATTTCATGGTGTTTTGGAAAGCATGACCGTGCATGGAAAGAACGTGAAATATTTGGAAAAATCCGATACATGAATGCCAAAGGGCTGGAAAGAAAATTTGAAATTGGAAAATATGTCAAAAGAATTCGCAATTTGAAATCGTAG
- a CDS encoding DUF6508 domain-containing protein, with protein MNKEGEIPTRENFEAVIKFSEDIKNKTIIERNKDEIEKSGSCKEIVEFTKVLYFNNWLINARWQGWTGEAETYFGHPELIASADIETIRKILTVHVRIDRLFPGDIADLINRGYLIAIIERINDIYTENFSE; from the coding sequence ATGAATAAAGAAGGAGAAATCCCAACAAGGGAAAATTTTGAAGCTGTAATTAAATTTTCAGAGGATATTAAAAACAAAACAATAATTGAAAGAAACAAAGATGAAATTGAAAAATCAGGTTCATGCAAAGAAATAGTAGAATTTACAAAAGTTTTGTACTTTAATAACTGGCTTATAAATGCCAGATGGCAGGGATGGACAGGCGAGGCAGAAACATATTTTGGCCATCCGGAACTTATTGCCTCTGCTGATATCGAAACAATAAGAAAAATTTTAACTGTCCATGTGAGAATAGACAGACTTTTTCCGGGAGACATTGCTGATTTAATAAACAGAGGCTATCTCATAGCAATAATTGAAAGGATAAATGATATTTATACCGAAAATTTTTCTGAATAA
- a CDS encoding complex I subunit 1 family protein: MVLEIITGLPFISAVLFVIFAPFVGAIITGLDRKLTARMQGRVGPPVLQPLYDIFKLFEKENLVVHRSQNFWIFSYLVFILVTGVLFFAGSDILLVIFALTLAHVFLILGAYSAGSPYAHIGAERELIQLMAVEPMIIIAAVGLYEVTNSFDTLAIVQNAFAPVILLPGVFLGMVYILTVKLRKSPFDLSTSHHAHQELVKGLTTEFSGSTLGMTEIAHLYELVFLLGFLFLFFGMAAPLIGILVLIIIYFFEIYVDNATSRVKWQFVLKSCWAFTAVLGVLNLFALYLI, translated from the coding sequence ATGGTTTTAGAGATTATAACCGGTTTACCTTTCATAAGTGCAGTTCTTTTTGTAATATTTGCCCCGTTTGTTGGTGCGATAATTACAGGTCTTGACAGAAAGCTTACTGCAAGGATGCAGGGGAGAGTAGGACCTCCTGTTCTTCAGCCATTATATGATATCTTCAAGCTTTTTGAAAAAGAAAATCTGGTTGTGCACCGTTCACAAAACTTCTGGATATTTAGTTATCTCGTTTTTATACTTGTAACAGGAGTTTTATTCTTTGCAGGCAGTGACATACTTCTGGTCATATTTGCTCTTACTCTTGCTCATGTATTTTTAATTCTTGGTGCATATTCGGCAGGATCTCCATATGCTCATATTGGTGCAGAAAGGGAACTGATTCAGCTCATGGCTGTTGAACCAATGATTATTATCGCCGCTGTTGGTCTTTATGAGGTTACAAATTCGTTTGATACACTTGCAATAGTTCAAAATGCATTTGCCCCGGTAATTCTTCTTCCTGGAGTCTTTTTGGGAATGGTATATATACTGACTGTAAAATTAAGAAAATCCCCATTTGATCTTTCAACGTCACATCATGCACACCAGGAGCTTGTAAAAGGTCTTACAACTGAATTTTCAGGCTCAACACTTGGAATGACAGAAATTGCCCATTTATATGAGCTTGTATTTCTGCTTGGATTTTTGTTTTTATTCTTTGGAATGGCGGCACCTTTAATTGGAATTTTAGTGCTGATTATAATCTATTTCTTTGAGATATATGTGGACAATGCAACATCCAGGGTAAAGTGGCAGTTTGTATTGAAAAGCTGCTGGGCATTTACAGCAGTACTTGGAGTTTTGAATCTTTTTGCATTATATCTGATATGA
- a CDS encoding nickel-dependent hydrogenase large subunit translates to MSGKTVVPFGPQHPVLPEPIHLDLVLEDEHVVEAIPSIGYIHRGLEKLVEKRDYKDYVYIAERICGICSFIHSVGYCQGIENIMDIEIPKRAQYLRTIWSEYSRLHSHLLWLGLYADSLGFENLFMNSWRIREKILDAMEETTGGRVIQGSCKVGGVRRDITDLKLKEMARDLEILSSDIEDLCHVFFDDKTVIHRTKGVGVLPKDEAYLLGAVGPTGRGSGIPIDMRDTGYIAYGELDFSPVVETGGDCYSRCVVRARELLQSIDIIKQAADAIPSGDIDVKVKGNPDGEYFSRVEQPRGECIHYIKANGKKNILRERVRTPTLTNIPPLVKMLAGCEMADVPVIVLSIDPCIGCAER, encoded by the coding sequence ATGTCAGGAAAAACAGTTGTTCCTTTTGGTCCTCAGCATCCGGTACTGCCAGAACCAATTCATCTTGATTTGGTGCTTGAAGACGAGCATGTTGTTGAAGCAATACCATCAATTGGTTATATTCATCGTGGTCTTGAAAAACTTGTTGAGAAGAGAGACTATAAGGATTATGTATATATTGCAGAGCGTATTTGCGGTATTTGCAGTTTTATTCATAGTGTTGGCTATTGTCAGGGTATAGAGAACATTATGGATATTGAAATTCCAAAAAGAGCTCAGTATTTAAGGACAATCTGGTCAGAGTATTCAAGACTGCACAGTCATCTGTTGTGGCTTGGACTTTATGCTGATTCACTTGGCTTTGAAAACCTGTTTATGAACTCATGGAGGATTCGGGAAAAGATTCTTGATGCAATGGAGGAGACTACCGGCGGTCGTGTTATTCAGGGTTCATGCAAAGTGGGCGGTGTCAGAAGAGACATAACTGATTTAAAATTAAAAGAGATGGCAAGAGATCTTGAGATATTGTCATCAGATATTGAAGACCTCTGCCATGTTTTCTTTGATGATAAAACTGTTATACATAGGACAAAAGGAGTTGGCGTATTACCTAAGGATGAAGCATATTTGCTTGGTGCTGTTGGTCCGACAGGCAGGGGAAGTGGGATTCCGATTGATATGAGAGATACAGGATACATTGCATATGGTGAACTTGACTTTTCTCCTGTTGTTGAAACTGGCGGTGACTGCTACTCAAGATGTGTTGTGAGAGCAAGAGAGCTATTACAATCCATAGATATTATTAAACAGGCCGCAGATGCAATTCCTTCCGGCGATATTGATGTGAAGGTAAAAGGCAATCCTGATGGAGAATATTTCTCAAGAGTAGAACAGCCACGTGGTGAATGTATTCATTACATAAAAGCCAATGGAAAGAAAAATATTCTTCGTGAACGTGTAAGAACACCTACACTTACAAATATTCCACCGCTTGTAAAGATGCTTGCCGGATGTGAAATGGCTGATGTGCCGGTTATTGTTCTTTCAATTGACCCGTGTATCGGGTGTGCGGAGAGGTGA
- a CDS encoding GAF domain-containing protein, with translation MIYDSKSENNILTKILEQSYDSASFLFDISKGANVILKESGQIFIANSIFFKMFELEFNVFQKDLFLKDLFEDNENETLEKFLKNRISDPYNSPKTSIFQTILESGKSMIVILTAIRIPGTNNILVSATEPKKPLEDILEAPENNAYKSGFKKTFSKYLDDEDESRDYAFEKEDSKNYPVKRNDLRNYQLEILNEILISANSSFTLNRMLDNVLDIISTHLGFEINYIYLKNSDGKTANIISAFGAPHFFIESQKNLDVRSWPYNLIFYAGQAKYIENLPDVTISRHDLNILENLGALSYAAIPLISDNTVIGALYTAKAYEGTFTSFEKETLEIIGKEISNIILRGMLQDKLEKECIEARQCFGLILDDINDLNENLMRSVESIKDPKKSLNELAKLMSKDIHENRLIINNLKIIREIGDSSNIQLKKVILDESIRKIIPRYPTIKIKYTDSLYCVYSDEYLPEVFANLINFMLDLGTDSSDIIIEAEAVSDSVILSVESTGPGLSDEEKLLLFSDFDEENIHLDAKSLGLYTAFILLKHYNGRITVADRVAGNRGKGLSFKIGLIRYYDES, from the coding sequence ATGATTTATGATTCTAAATCAGAAAATAACATTCTGACAAAAATCCTTGAACAATCATACGATTCTGCCTCTTTTTTATTTGATATTTCCAAAGGAGCAAATGTAATCCTTAAGGAATCAGGACAGATTTTTATTGCAAACTCCATTTTTTTTAAAATGTTTGAACTAGAATTCAATGTTTTTCAAAAAGATTTATTCCTAAAAGATCTCTTTGAAGATAATGAAAATGAAACTTTGGAAAAATTCTTAAAAAACAGAATAAGTGATCCGTATAATTCTCCAAAAACATCTATATTTCAGACAATTCTTGAATCAGGAAAATCAATGATAGTCATTCTTACTGCAATAAGAATACCGGGAACAAATAATATTCTTGTCTCTGCAACCGAGCCAAAAAAACCTCTGGAAGATATTTTGGAAGCACCTGAAAATAATGCATATAAAAGCGGTTTTAAAAAAACTTTTTCAAAATACCTGGACGATGAAGACGAAAGCAGGGATTATGCCTTTGAAAAAGAGGATTCAAAAAATTATCCTGTAAAAAGAAATGATCTTAGAAATTATCAGCTTGAAATACTTAATGAAATATTAATCTCTGCAAATTCATCATTTACTTTAAACAGGATGCTTGACAATGTTCTTGACATTATTTCAACTCACCTTGGTTTTGAAATAAATTACATATATCTTAAAAATAGTGATGGTAAAACAGCAAATATTATCTCAGCTTTTGGTGCCCCTCATTTTTTCATTGAGAGCCAGAAAAATCTTGATGTCAGAAGCTGGCCTTACAACCTTATTTTCTATGCCGGCCAGGCAAAATATATAGAGAATCTTCCGGATGTTACAATCTCAAGACATGACTTAAACATACTTGAAAATTTAGGTGCTCTTTCATATGCGGCAATACCTCTTATATCTGACAATACCGTAATTGGTGCATTGTATACAGCAAAAGCATATGAAGGAACTTTCACATCATTTGAAAAAGAAACCCTGGAGATAATAGGAAAGGAAATAAGCAATATAATTCTTCGTGGAATGCTTCAGGATAAACTTGAAAAAGAGTGCATTGAGGCAAGACAATGTTTTGGCCTGATTTTGGATGACATAAATGATTTGAATGAAAATTTAATGCGCTCTGTTGAAAGTATAAAAGATCCAAAAAAATCCTTAAACGAGCTTGCTAAACTGATGAGCAAAGATATTCATGAAAACCGGCTTATTATAAATAATTTAAAGATTATCCGTGAAATTGGAGACAGTTCTAACATCCAGTTAAAAAAAGTCATTCTTGATGAGTCAATAAGAAAAATTATTCCAAGATATCCTACTATAAAAATTAAATATACAGATTCATTATACTGCGTTTATTCTGATGAGTACTTACCCGAAGTTTTTGCCAATCTGATAAATTTCATGCTGGATTTAGGAACAGACAGTTCTGACATTATCATTGAAGCAGAAGCAGTTTCAGACAGTGTCATATTATCTGTTGAGTCAACAGGACCTGGTCTTTCTGATGAAGAAAAACTCCTTTTATTTTCAGACTTTGATGAGGAAAATATTCATCTTGATGCTAAATCACTTGGGCTTTATACCGCATTTATACTTTTAAAACATTATAATGGAAGAATAACTGTTGCTGACAGAGTTGCAGGCAACAGGGGAAAAGGTCTCTCATTTAAAATAGGTCTTATAAGATATTATGATGAATCATAA